A genome region from Pseudanabaena sp. Chao 1811 includes the following:
- a CDS encoding transposase encodes MKAEDLICIDETGVWQGMERSVARSECGKRVFSLRPFYKGQKYTIIGAISVDGIVCLKTIQGSMKGADFLTFVQDDLVPKLRPEHRIIMDNLNCHKVEGVAKAITATGAKRDCQVKCVKSRS; translated from the coding sequence GTGAAAGCTGAAGATCTGATTTGTATTGATGAAACGGGAGTATGGCAGGGGATGGAACGCTCTGTGGCAAGAAGTGAATGTGGCAAAAGAGTATTCAGTCTTCGTCCCTTTTACAAAGGTCAGAAATACACAATAATTGGCGCTATTTCAGTTGATGGGATTGTTTGCCTGAAAACGATTCAGGGTTCTATGAAAGGAGCAGATTTTCTCACCTTTGTCCAAGATGACCTAGTACCTAAATTACGTCCTGAGCATAGGATCATCATGGATAACCTCAACTGCCATAAAGTTGAGGGGGTCGCAAAAGCAATTACAGCGACAGGTGCTAAGAGAGATTGTCAAGTAAAATGTGTAAAGTCTAGAAGCTAG
- a CDS encoding IS256 family transposase — protein MNIRKELLDELLQECKTPPDLFGEGGILKQLTTALVERALEAELSTHLGYGKHEPRPEGQTNSRNGYSQKKVQGDFGVAEIAVPRDRQGEFEPQMVKKGQSRLSGLDEKIIALYARGMSVRDIQAQLQEMYGVEVSPTLISNVTDAVIDEVKQWQNRPLEAVYPIVFLDCLVIKVRDNGRVINKSLYFALGVNMDGYKELLGMWISPNEGAKFWLSVLTEIHNRGVKDILIACVDGLTGFPNAIETVFPKTQVQLCIVHMVRNSVAFVPWQQRKQVCADLKAIYSAATESEAEFNLELFAEKWDKQYPSISKSWRSHWANIIPFFAFPTEIRRAIYTTNAIESMNSSLRKVIKSQQIFPSDDAAFKLVYLAMRNISKKWTMPIRDWKPALNRFAILFEDRLHV, from the coding sequence ATGAATATACGCAAAGAATTGCTCGACGAATTGCTGCAAGAATGTAAAACACCACCTGACCTATTCGGAGAAGGAGGCATTCTGAAACAACTGACGACCGCATTAGTGGAGCGAGCATTGGAAGCAGAACTATCAACCCATCTGGGATACGGTAAGCACGAACCTAGACCAGAAGGACAAACCAACAGTCGCAACGGTTATAGCCAGAAAAAAGTGCAAGGTGACTTTGGCGTAGCCGAAATCGCAGTCCCCCGAGATCGGCAAGGGGAGTTTGAACCGCAGATGGTGAAGAAAGGACAAAGTCGCTTGTCAGGACTAGATGAAAAGATCATTGCTCTCTACGCACGAGGTATGAGTGTCAGGGATATTCAAGCCCAGTTGCAAGAAATGTATGGTGTTGAAGTATCACCAACACTTATTTCCAATGTTACAGATGCAGTAATTGACGAGGTGAAGCAATGGCAAAACCGTCCCCTTGAAGCAGTCTATCCAATCGTCTTTCTGGACTGTCTAGTCATCAAAGTCCGAGACAATGGCAGAGTGATTAACAAATCCTTGTACTTTGCCTTGGGCGTGAATATGGACGGGTACAAGGAATTACTGGGTATGTGGATTTCTCCGAATGAAGGTGCGAAATTCTGGTTGTCAGTACTCACCGAAATTCACAACCGTGGGGTCAAAGATATTTTGATTGCCTGTGTCGATGGCTTGACTGGTTTCCCTAATGCGATTGAGACGGTATTTCCTAAAACTCAGGTGCAGTTATGCATTGTCCACATGGTCAGAAACTCGGTCGCTTTTGTACCTTGGCAACAACGCAAGCAAGTTTGTGCTGACCTCAAGGCTATTTATAGCGCGGCGACGGAATCGGAGGCTGAGTTTAATCTCGAACTCTTTGCTGAAAAGTGGGACAAGCAATATCCATCAATCTCCAAGTCTTGGCGCAGTCATTGGGCAAACATTATCCCCTTCTTTGCTTTCCCGACCGAGATTCGCAGGGCGATTTATACCACCAATGCGATTGAGTCGATGAACAGTAGTTTGCGGAAGGTGATTAAATCCCAACAGATTTTTCCCTCTGATGATGCTGCTTTCAAGCTCGTTTATTTAGCAATGCGGAATATCTCGAAGAAGTGGACGATGCCGATTCGTGATTGGAAACCTGCTCTTAATCGCTTTGCCATCCTCTTCGAGGATCGTCTCCACGTCTAG
- a CDS encoding CCA tRNA nucleotidyltransferase encodes MQQFPFDFNDLPTPTYLVGGWVRDRLLNRQGKYLDLDFVLPENAVETAQEVARKYKAGFVVLDAERKIARVVFKNGTADFAQQMGISLEEDLGRRDFCMNAIAMECHQLIEDQSIGDGLAGEDFIDPFDGIGDLKAKRIRMVAPENLAEDPLRILRGYRQSAQLGFEIEDLTRKVLMKLASRLKSVAAERVRTELGYLLSINNGSRWMMEAISDGILEDWLPSQHLNLPRFAEIERVISSLLSQFPNLELFFSKHLSGDRYAIVIVKLAALTNSATALESLGLSRAEQRWLVGILRYLPQFINLLDQATPKEQYKFFQSTLEFFPAIATLALASGYELERISPWLERWLNPNDAIAYPITLITGDDLRKDLGIPPSPQIGEFLESVKIAQVEGKISSRAEAITFVQSIIKY; translated from the coding sequence TTGCAGCAGTTTCCTTTTGATTTTAATGATTTGCCTACACCAACTTATCTCGTGGGGGGATGGGTGCGCGATCGCCTATTGAATCGTCAAGGTAAATATCTTGATCTAGATTTTGTATTACCTGAAAATGCTGTGGAAACGGCTCAAGAGGTTGCTCGTAAATATAAAGCAGGCTTTGTCGTTCTAGATGCTGAACGCAAAATTGCGAGGGTTGTTTTTAAGAATGGTACGGCGGATTTTGCTCAGCAGATGGGCATTAGTTTAGAGGAAGATCTGGGGCGGCGTGATTTCTGTATGAATGCGATCGCAATGGAATGTCATCAATTAATTGAAGATCAATCTATTGGTGATGGATTGGCAGGAGAAGATTTTATAGATCCTTTTGATGGGATTGGGGATTTAAAAGCAAAGAGAATTAGGATGGTTGCTCCTGAGAACTTGGCGGAAGATCCTTTACGGATTTTGCGCGGATATCGTCAATCAGCACAATTGGGCTTTGAGATCGAAGATTTAACGCGAAAGGTTTTGATGAAACTCGCGTCGAGATTAAAGTCTGTGGCAGCAGAACGAGTACGCACAGAATTAGGTTATCTATTGTCAATTAACAATGGTAGCCGATGGATGATGGAAGCAATCAGCGATGGCATTTTAGAGGATTGGCTACCAAGTCAGCATTTGAATTTGCCCAGATTTGCAGAGATAGAGAGAGTAATCTCCAGTTTGCTATCTCAGTTTCCTAATTTAGAATTATTTTTTAGCAAACATTTGTCAGGCGATCGCTATGCTATTGTGATCGTCAAATTGGCGGCTTTAACCAATAGTGCAACTGCTCTGGAATCTTTGGGATTAAGTCGAGCTGAGCAACGCTGGTTAGTAGGTATTTTGAGATATTTGCCTCAGTTTATTAACTTGCTAGATCAAGCTACCCCTAAGGAGCAATACAAATTTTTTCAATCAACTCTAGAGTTTTTTCCAGCGATCGCTACTTTAGCTCTCGCCAGTGGTTATGAGTTAGAGCGGATTAGCCCTTGGTTAGAGCGTTGGCTCAATCCGAATGATGCGATCGCCTATCCGATTACCTTAATTACAGGTGATGATCTGCGTAAGGATTTAGGAATACCACCTAGTCCACAGATTGGGGAGTTTCTCGAAAGTGTGAAAATTGCTCAGGTAGAGGGCAAGATTAGTTCTAGAGCAGAGGCGATCACTTTTGTTCAATCAATTATTAAGTACTGA
- a CDS encoding helix-turn-helix domain-containing protein, which translates to MAPYSLDLREKIVANYEAGNTSIREVAKQFQVATKTVQKLLNQYRETGELNHKPLGSPIKSPLEAHQEKILEIVSEHPDWTLWQYCEEVAEQTGVSVTTGSMCRFFQRHNITLKKRPIAMKR; encoded by the coding sequence ATGGCACCTTACTCACTAGATCTCAGAGAAAAGATCGTAGCAAACTACGAAGCAGGAAATACATCGATTCGGGAAGTAGCGAAGCAATTTCAAGTCGCGACGAAAACAGTGCAAAAACTACTGAATCAATACCGAGAGACAGGAGAACTAAACCACAAACCATTAGGTAGTCCAATCAAAAGTCCCCTCGAAGCGCATCAGGAGAAAATCCTCGAAATTGTCTCAGAGCATCCAGATTGGACACTATGGCAGTACTGTGAAGAAGTAGCAGAACAAACAGGAGTATCAGTGACCACAGGCAGCATGTGCCGATTTTTCCAGAGGCATAACATCACTCTAAAAAAAAGACCTATCGCCATGAAAAGGTAA